One genomic segment of Rhinopithecus roxellana isolate Shanxi Qingling chromosome 6, ASM756505v1, whole genome shotgun sequence includes these proteins:
- the KCND2 gene encoding potassium voltage-gated channel subfamily D member 2 — protein MHHGEFHATELPFKGQEEMEATAADCEFAAFQRTGVSPYFSYGDMVPKTIAGKIFGSICSLSGVLVIALPVPVIVSNFSRIYHQNQRADKRRAQKKARLARIRAAKSGSANAYMQSKRNGLLSNQLQSSEDEQAFVSKSGSSFETQHHHLLHCLEKTTNHEFVDEQVFEESCMEVATVNRPSSHSPSLSSQQGVTSTCCSRRHKKTFRIPNANVSGSHRGSVQELSTIQIRCVERTPLSNSRSSLNAKMEECVKLNCEQPYVTTAIISIPTPPVTTPEGDDRPESPEYSGGNIVRVSAL, from the exons ATGCACCATGGGGAGTTTCATGCAACAGAGTTACCTTTCAAAGGCCAGGAAGAGATGGAAGCAACAGCCGCAG ACTGTGAATTTGCTGCCTTTCAACGAACTGGTGTATCTCCCTACTTTTC GTATGGTGACATGGTGCCAAAAACCATAGCAGGGAAGATTTTTGGTTCTATCTGTTCGCTGAGTGGGGTCTTGGTCATTGCTCTACCCGTTCCGGTGATTGTATCCAACTTCAGTCGTATCTACCACCAGAATCAACGAGCAGACAAACGAAGGGCACAGAAG AAAGCTAGACTGGCCAGGATCCGGGCAGCCAAGAGTGGAAGTGCAAATGCTTACATGCAGAGCAAACGGAATGGTTTACTCAGTAATCAGCTGCAG TCCTCAGAGGATGAGCAGGCTTTTGTTAGCAAATCCGGCTCCAGCTTTGAAACCCAGCACCACCACCTGCTTCACTGCCTGGAAAAAACCACG AATCACGAGTTTGTGGACGAACAAGTCTTTGAAGAAAGCTGCATGGAAGTTGCAACTGTTAATCGTCCTTCAAGTCACAGTCCCTCACTGTCTTCACAACAGGGAGTCACCAGCACCTGCTGTTCACGACGACACAAAAAAACTTTTCGCATCCCAAATGCCAACGTATCAGGAAGCCATCGAGGTAGTGTACAAGAACTCAGCACGATTCAGATCAGATGTGTGGAGAGAACGCCTCTATCTAACAG cCGATCCAGTTTAAATGCCAAAATGGAAGAGTGTGTTAAACTAAACTGTGAACAACCTTATGTGACTACAGCAATAATAAGCATCCCAACACCTCCAGTAACCACACCAGAAGGAGACGATAGGCCAGAATCTCCTGAGTACTCAGGAGGAAATATTGTCAGAGTTTCTGCTTTGTAA